The Euleptes europaea isolate rEulEur1 chromosome 2, rEulEur1.hap1, whole genome shotgun sequence genome has a segment encoding these proteins:
- the TRMT1L gene encoding TRMT1-like protein, giving the protein MLNMVFNFALDVSRKMEITQHGMEMTKKEIQIKEEETEIQIKEEETEQEIRKEPNRNLLDISSESPREKHISIQRTLSDLEKLAGLKEGGIISTVPQNTDPHVAGGKKPCPLCPEDKFKACYGHKLHRHLQNLHWKVSVEFEGYRMCICHLPCRPVKPTAAGDQISLKMGAHYHCIICSATITRRTDMIGHVRRHVNKGETESRYSSAHAPKSTHEVLKEADTDIQVLPNYSTPQKTDSYFNPKMKLNRQLIVCALAVLAEERKPLECLDAFGATGIMGLQWAKHLGNSVKVTINDYNENSVTMIHENCHLNKMKVVSSSKEEDDCDETVEEGEENFPTIEVTQMDANVIMHLRAFDFIHLDPFGSSVNYLDAAFRNVRNLGIVSVTSTDISSLYAKAQHVAQRYYGCNIVRTEYYKELAARMVVAAVARAAARCNKGIEVLLAVALEHFVLVEVRVLRGPSPADDTVKKIRYLIHCQWCEERVFKKEGNMIEDNLYRQLPCDCNSSMTGKTAVELGPLWSGSLFNTGFLRRMLFEAVQYGLDDIQTLLKTLICEAECTTHKQFSIHGPSSHNKQEECGVFIKTPDAATDYYVVHGKRKSNEMSQNETKRQKLESNVEHPAFYYNIHRHSIKGMNMPKLNKFLHYLSQAGYRVSRTHFDPMGVRTDAPLVHFKSILVKYSTPTYVGGQSEGSVQALEDSQAGTEGSFTEEST; this is encoded by the exons AGAAACACATTTCAATTCAAAGAACACTTTCTGATCTAGAAAAACTGGCTGGTCTGAAGGAAGGTGGCATAATCTCAACTGTTCCCCAGAATACAGACCCTCATGTGGCAG GTGGCAAGAAGCCTTGTCCTCTTTGTCCTGAAGACAAGTTCAAAGCTTGCTATGGTCATAAGCTCCACCGCCATCTTCAGAATCTCCACTGGAAAGTGTCTGTTGAATTTGAAG GCTACAGAATGTGCATCTGTCACTTACCTTGTCGCCCTGTGAAACCAACTGCTGCTGGAGACCAG ATATCCCTAAAGATGGGAGCCCATTACCACTGCATTATCTGTTCAGCAACCATTACCCGAAGAACTGATATGATAGGGCATGTTAGACGCCATGTTAATAAAGGAGAAACTGAATCTAGGTATAGCTCTG CCCATGCTCCAAAGTCTACACATGAAGTTCTGAAAGAAGCAGACACAGATATACAAGTCCTTCCTAACTATTCTACACCACAGAAAACAGATTCCTATTTTAATCCCAAAATGAAGCTTAACAG GCAATTGATAGTCTGTGCTTTAGCTGTTCTAGCTGAGGAGCGAAAACCTTTGGAGTGTCTGGATGCATTTGGAGCCACAG GTATAATGGGATTACAGTGGGCAAAGCATCTTGGAAATTCTGTAAAGGTCACAATTAATGATTATAATGAGAATTCTGTAACGATGATACATGAGAACTGTCATTTAAATAAGATGAAGGTGGTGTCCAGCAGCAAAGAGGAAGATGACTGTGATGAAACAGTGGAAGAAGGGGAGGAAAACTTCCCTACCATTGAGGTGACACAAATGGACGCCAATGTCATCATGCACTTGAGAGCATTTGATTTCAT ACATCTGGACCCATTTGGATCGTCAGTGAATTATCTAGATGCAGCTTTCAGAAATGTAAGAAATCTTGGCATTGTGTCAGTGACATCAACAGATATCAGCTCTCTCTACGCCAAGGCTCAGCACGTGGCTCAGCGCTACTATGGTTGCAACATTGTCAGGACAGAGTATTACAAGGAACTGGCAGCTCGTATGGTAGTTGCTGCTGTGGCAAG AGCTGCTGCACGATGTAATAAAGGCATTGAAGTTTTGCTTGCAGTGGCCTTGGAACATTTTGTTCTTGTGGAGGTGAGAGTATTGAGAGGACCCTCTCCTGCAGATGACACTGTCAAGAAAATTCGGTACCTCATCCATTGTCAGTGGTGTGAAGAGAGAGTATTTAAGAAAGAGGGAAACATGATAGAAG ATAACCTTTATCGGCAGCTCCCTTGTGACTGCAACAGTAGTATGACAGGAAAAACAGCAGTTGAACTCGGTCCTTTATG GTCAGGATCCCTCTTTAACACTGGATTTCTAAGAAGAATGTTGTTTGAAGCAGTTCAGTATGGTTTAGATGATATTCAGACCCTTCTAAAAACACTAATCTGTGAAGCAGAATGCACAACTCACAAGCAATTTTCAATACACGGCCCCAGCAGCCATAACAAACAAG AAGAGTGTGGTGTGTTTATCAAGACACCAGATGCTGCAACAGATTACTACGTTGTACACG gaaaaagaaaaagtaatGAAATGagccaaaatgaaacaaaacgaCAAAAGCTCGAGAGTAACGTTGAACATCCTGCCTTTTATTACAATATCCACAGACACAGTATTAAAGGAATGAATATGCCAAA GTTAAATAAATTCTTGCATTACCTCTCTCAAGCTGGGTATCGAGTAAGTCGAACTCATTTTGACCCCATGGGCGTTCGCACTGATGCCCCCCTGGTACACTTTAAATCTATTCTTGTGAAGTACAGCACACCCACTTACGTAGGAGGGCAGTCTGAAGGCTCTGTGCAGGCTTTGGAGGATTCCCAGGCAGGAACCGAAGGCAGCTTCACAGAAGAAAGCACGTAA